The Coprobacillus cateniformis DNA window GGGAATCAAAAACATAATGCAAAGCAATTGTCATCTCAACCATTCCTAAATTTGGACCCGAATGCCCTCCATGTTGACTCAATTTATGAAGCAAAGCCTTTCTGACTTCTGCTGATAAAATATTCAATTGTTCTAAAGATAAATATTTCAAATCTTTAGAGTTATTTATAGTTTCTAAATACATATATATCATCCTCCTATGAGTTGTAGTCTATCACTTAAACTTAACTTTAAGTCAATACCTATTGATAAATATTTTTATAAGTGCTATTCTAAAGGAAAGCATAGGAGGTATAAAGTCATGTACTATACAATTGGTGAAGTTGCCAAAATGTTTAATCTCACACCTTCTACAATTCGATATTATGACAAAGAAGGATTATTACCGTTTGTAGAACGTCAATCAGGAATCCGCAAATTTTCACAAGATGATGTCAATATGTTAAAAACAATCGAATGTTTAAAAGAAACAGGTATGCCCATTAAAGACATTAAAATATTTAGTCAATGGTGTTTAGAAGGTGATTGCACTCTTAACGAGCGATTGGAAATGTTTTATCAGCGTCGTGAAATTGTTAAACAACAAATGGCAGATTTGCAGGATATTATGGATCATATCGAGTATAAGTGTAACTACTATGAAAAAGCAGTTGCTGCAAATTCAGAAAGCATCCATAAAAATTCAACAAAAAAAGAAATTAATGAATCTATATCTATTTAAAAGGGAGACTATTATAAACATATGTTTTATAATATCTCCCCTTTTCTTTTATCTATTCCATTCAATCATAAAGATTCAGCTATTTTCATCATTCAGCACTCATGATTTAGAAATATACAATGCATTTAATCTTTTTTTAAAAGCGTACATTGTGATAAATCCTATTTAGAATTTTGACCATATCCTTTCACAATTATCTATACTTGATAAAATAATAGTGAAAGCCTTGATATTTCATCTTTAGTATATGTATTTCACCCTTTCATTTCTCACATCTTACTATAAATCAAATGAAAATAAAATGTAAAAAGATTGTTATCTTACAATAACAACCTCATTTTTATAATCTAATGGATATAAATGTTCCATCAACTGCCTCAACATGCAGCATCTCCAAACCCTTATTTTCTTTTAATATATCAATACATTCATTGAGCAATACACTTATAACGTCTTTTGTAACCAAAACATTATATGGTTCAGGTATATAGTGTTTGATATCATCAAACACTATATCAGGAATAAGTTTCACTACAAAACCAATCATTCTAATCGGTATAGGCATAGAAATTCGAATATCACTTGTTCTGATTTTAACTTTCATGATTAGCCTCTATTTATCAACAAAAACTCTTACAACTGTTCCGTCTGCTCCTTCAACGTTGACAAAATCACCTTCAATTTCTTCATCTAAACATTCAGATACTGCTTCCATAATATTAGAAAGATCCATATCTTTCATACAATCATCAGGTATAGGTAATTTACCAGTTGCCTTTAATAACTTTTTAATTGCTCCTACAGGAAACTGAACATTCACCTTATCTCCAGTTTCACTATCAACAATAACACGAAACATCTTCTTATCATACGTATTTTTTGCAACTGATTGTACACTGACATCCAATTCCATGGCTGACATCAGGTCTACCGCTTGCTCTGCTGTCATAGTTCCTTCTTCAACCATTTTCAAAATCCTTAATTTTTCATCCATACTATCATTCTCCTTTTTTATTTTAACTGTGCAATGGCTTCTTCAGCAGTAATTTCACCATTCTCTAAAGCTTTTAAAATTTCTTCTTTCTTGGCAGAGGACTGCTCATTATTCTTTGATTCATATCCAAGTTTCTTGATAATTGCATCTAATTTTGAACGAACTGTCGGATAAGAAATTCCAAGTTCTTTTTCTACCTCTTTAATATTTCCTCTACACCAAATAAAGGTTTCAGTAAAATACAATTCCTCATCAGAAAGATAATCAAATTTACTCAATCTAAAATTATTTTCTATGACCGTCTCACACGAATCACATTTTAACCTGACAACTGTCAATTCATGATTGCAGACCGGGCATCGACTAATGACCTTTTTCACATTCACACTTCCTCTCACTTCTTATCAGAAATATAATACATAATTTTATATATGTCAATGTAATTATTAATATATTTAATATAATTATTAATATATTTAATATATTAATTCATTTATTGTTTGTGTTTAATCAAAAAAACTGATATCCAAGATAACAGTTTCTTTTTTTATTCAATTTCTTCTTTTATATTTCATCATCATAATAATCAACATAATCATTCAACTTATAAAGTCTATTTATATCTTTACCCCAAACACCAATTTTTTTTGATTCCGGATAAATAGCAATATCTATGTCATGATAAGTATCAAAATCAATATATATCAGCATTTCTGTTAAAGATGTGTTAATTAATTGATGAGCACCTTTTTCATTGGCTGGAAAATATAACAGATCACCTGTCGAAACTTCTCTTGTTCCATCAGGTGTCTTTAAAATACCTTGACCTTTGATAATATAAAAAACTTCTTCATTTTTATGATGATAATGATATGGGTATGCAGATTTTTGAGGAGGTATTTCATAGATATTGACAATACATTGCTCAGCATAACCTCTAGGTAAGAAACTTCTTTTATAGTATTCATAGTCTGAAGTTCCTTCTTTATGTTCTAAAGAAAGATCTTCTTTTTTCAAATGCTTCATTTCACTCATTCAAATCACCTTCATTTGAATGTGTTTTATTGACTATCCAATGATCCTCAATACTTTCTCTTGTTGCATAATAACCATAAGGCATATCTTTTAATTCTCCAATTGAAGGATCTATTTCAAATGCTGCCAGAAGTGATATAATCCTAGCTTCATCAGTTTCATGTGTATGACCACATAAAAACTGCCACATCCCATCATCTTCATCATGTGAAGCAAATAAAATAGGTTCATTTTTCTCTAAGACATGACAACATACAATCGTTGCAGTGTTTGGTTCATCTGAAAATGGAAATTTCATATTATGTTTCTCCTTATCACTTATTTATATAGAAAACTCAACAGTTATTCCGTCTGAATCTAATAATCTAAAATAATCAGACTTAGTGGAATGGCAAATAATTTTAGTTGGTGAATATCCTAAATGCAAAGCCCTCTCTCTAAGTGCGTCAAATTTTTCATCTGTTGAATAACTCATGACAATACCACTCATTGACACTTTCTCTGCATCTTTAAATTGAATCAATTCTAACATTGTTTCATTCTTTCCATTTGATAAAAATACAATTTGTCCCATTTCTAAATGCAGATGATTGACTAATTTTAAACCAACTCATTTTTGATAAAACTCTATCGCCTTCTCTATATCTCCTACCATAATCGTTATTAATTTAATTTCATATTTACTCTCCCATATCTCGATGATTACTTATTTATACCCCATAGCTTCTCTTACTTGTTGTGCTTCTTGATAAGATGTTAACATTGTCAGTAATTCAAATGCAACATCTGCTGCTGTTTTCGGACAAGAAGATGTTATAATATTATCATCCACAACCATCCACTCATCACCTAATATAACTCCCAAAGAAGCTAATTCATCACGTCTATAGCCACCTCTTAAATGATAAGTAGTTGCTGTTCTGCCCTTTAAAATGCCGCTTTTGGCAATTGGCAAAGCTGCTACACATACTGATGCGATTGGTTTATGCACCTGGTCAAAAGAACGAATAAGTTGTAATGTTTCATCTTTATAAGCCTCATCATAAAACCCATATTCTTCAAAGCCACCAGGTATAGCTAATGCATCATATTCGTTAACATCAACATCTTTGAGCAACATATCAACTTCTATAGATACACCAAAAGTACTTGTTACATTTTTTTATACCCACAGGTTATGACTTTGATATCATATCCAAAATCATTACGTGCCCAGCCAAATACATCAATAAACGGACTCACTTCCATCATTTCAAAAGCATTTAAACACAACAATAAAATCTTCAATTAACATCCCTCTTCACCTTTCATATTAATACATTCATTTTAACATACATAGATATGAAATTATAGAAAAACAATCACGATTAATATTTATTTAAATAAATATTTTTATCATTGCAATCAAAAGTGATGAGATTACTTATTCTTACTGCTTTCATACATACATTAATAATTCCTATGCAATTATTTTCTTCTAGAGAATTCAACAAAGGCAAATATAATTGAAATAACAGTGAGAACAGATACAATAAGTTCTGCCATATCATTTGCATAATCAACTTGTGCTGGAACCACAATTCCTAAAACTAAAAAATAACAACACCAAACCAATCCTAAAGAGAGCACTAAAAAAGTAATATATTTTAAAATATTTGCTAATTAATCGATCATCTTTGTTACCAATCCAACTTTCCTTTGAGAATACTCTTTGTTTGGAAAGGCAATCTTAAAACCACCTGCAACAAATCCTATAATAATTCCCAATGTTATTCCCCTACAAATTTGATAAACCAATCCCACTGTCCATTACTCCCTTCATATCTTTTATATATTATATCTTATTTATCATCATACAACAAACAATTCATATCGTTCATCCATTTTATAACAATCGAGTTAAGAAATACTTTCAAAAATTACAAAAGACACTATCTTTTCAATAGTGTCATTTCTAACAAATCATATATTTTAAAATAAGTGTAGGATTTTATTGTTTGACTGTACTTAAACAAAATGGATGACCTTCTGGATCAAACATAACTGTCGAAGTATCAAAATATTGAATTTCAGATTTCGTTGCCCCACATTCTAAAGCATGTAAAACACCTTTTTCTAAATCGTCAACCAAAAAATCGATATGTGCCATTTGCTGTTGTTTATCTTTCTGCCATGGCCATACTGGTGCTACATATTCTTCAATTTCCTGAAACGCAAAAATCCAACCTTGAGGAGAGCGTAACCCTGCCCAGCCATTCCCTGAAAGAATTTTTTCCCAGCCAAGTAACTTTACATAAAAATCTGATAATGCATCAGCATCTTTACAATCATAAGCAAAACCTGCAATACCACTAATCATTTCTTCTT harbors:
- a CDS encoding MerR family transcriptional regulator, translating into MYYTIGEVAKMFNLTPSTIRYYDKEGLLPFVERQSGIRKFSQDDVNMLKTIECLKETGMPIKDIKIFSQWCLEGDCTLNERLEMFYQRREIVKQQMADLQDIMDHIEYKCNYYEKAVAANSESIHKNSTKKEINESISI
- a CDS encoding SHOCT-like domain-containing protein — encoded protein: MDEKLRILKMVEEGTMTAEQAVDLMSAMELDVSVQSVAKNTYDKKMFRVIVDSETGDKVNVQFPVGAIKKLLKATGKLPIPDDCMKDMDLSNIMEAVSECLDEEIEGDFVNVEGADGTVVRVFVDK
- a CDS encoding DUF2089 domain-containing protein — its product is MKKVISRCPVCNHELTVVRLKCDSCETVIENNFRLSKFDYLSDEELYFTETFIWCRGNIKEVEKELGISYPTVRSKLDAIIKKLGYESKNNEQSSAKKEEILKALENGEITAEEAIAQLK
- a CDS encoding cupin domain-containing protein → MSEMKHLKKEDLSLEHKEGTSDYEYYKRSFLPRGYAEQCIVNIYEIPPQKSAYPYHYHHKNEEVFYIIKGQGILKTPDGTREVSTGDLLYFPANEKGAHQLINTSLTEMLIYIDFDTYHDIDIAIYPESKKIGVWGKDINRLYKLNDYVDYYDDEI
- a CDS encoding VOC family protein, yielding MGQIVFLSNGKNETMLELIQFKDAEKVSMSGIVMSYSTDEKFDALRERALHLGYSPTKIICHSTKSDYFRLLDSDGITVEFSI
- a CDS encoding DJ-1/PfpI family protein; its protein translation is MLLKDVDVNEYDALAIPGGFEEYGFYDEAYKDETLQLIRSFDQVHKPIASVCVAALPIAKSGILKGRTATTYHLRGGYRRDELASLGVILGDEWMVVDDNIITSSCPKTAADVAFELLTMLTSYQEAQQVREAMGYK
- a CDS encoding VOC family protein, encoding MISGIAGFAYDCKDADALSDFYVKLLGWEKILSGNGWAGLRSPQGWIFAFQEIEEYVAPVWPWQKDKQQQMAHIDFLVDDLEKGVLHALECGATKSEIQYFDTSTVMFDPEGHPFCLSTVKQ